The nucleotide window TATCGGCATAGCACTCGGCGACATCGCCGCTTCTGCGCGGCGCGAATGAATAGCGTATCTGCTTGTTGGACGCTCGCTCGAAGGCTTTGACCATCTGCAGAACGCTGTAGCCATTGCCGGTGCCCAGATTGACGGCGAAACAATTTGAAGGGGCAGATCCGGCAGCCAGGATTTCATGCGCCCGAAGGTGTCCTTCCACGAGATCGACGACATGAATGTAGTCACGTACACCGGTGCCATCCGGTGTATCGTAATCGTTGCCAAAAACCGCCAGTTCAGCTCGCCGTCCGTCCGCAACTTGTGTGATGAACGGCATGAGATTGTTCGGAATACCTTGCGGGTCTTCGCCGACGAGCCCGCTCTCATGCGCACCGACCGGATTGAAATACCGCAGGATACCGAACTGCCATGTTGGATCGCTTGCCGCAGTATCGCGCAACATGTCTTCAATCATCAGTTTGGTTCGGCCGTATGGATTGACCGCGCTTGTCGGATGATTTTCGGTGAGGGGTAGAAACTGTGGCTCTCCATAGACCGTAGCGGAAGATGAAAAAATCAATTGCTTGACGCCGCAGTTTGCCATTGCCGACAGAAGACTGTGAGTGCCGACCACATTGTTATCATAATAGGTAAGCGGAACACGGGTTGATTCCCCGACCGCTTTCAGGCCGGCAAAGTGTACGACCGCAGTGCAGCCGTACCGTTTCAAAATCTCCTCGACTTTTGATTGATCGCGGATGTCACCGATCTCCAACGCAACCTTCGCACCCGTTATCGACGCCACCCGGTCCAAGCTCACATCGCTGGCATTGGACAGGTTGTCTACGACGACGACGTCGTGTCCCGCCTGAAGGAATGACAAACAGCAATGGGAGCCGATGTAACCAGCGCCCCCGGTGATGAGTACAGTCATCTGGACCTCTTCAAGTAATTAATACTATAATAAAGCTAATTTAATTCGAAATTCGAAGTATTTTAGCTTTCTTACTTTGTGATTTTACTTGATTTCGCAAATAGATCCAGATCTGAAGTGTGTATTAATTGAAGTGTTATTCTTGGCGGCTAAAACTGGTTAATGCTTCACTGCGCGTTTTGTGCCTGTCTCGCACCGTTCCGGAACACATGCCGGCAAGCTTTTCTTGGAAGCGACCATCGGCAGTGTCATAATGCGGCGGTTGCCATTGCGACTTGGAGACAGCTTCATGAAGCCCGCAATTGCTTTGCGCTTTTGTCGGAGAACGGTCTTTCGACGAATGATTGTCCTGTTGGGCCTTTGTGTCGTCAGCAGCGCGTTTGCCGGTGAACGCCTACAAGAAGACAAAAGCCCGATATCGCAAAAAGTCGACTTGAGTGAAGGTTTCATCGCCGGCTTGTCGGGCCATTGGGCGGCCTCAATCGACTATATCGCCTGGTCACCGGACGGTACGCGCGTTGCAACGGCTCCGTGGGGTCCGTTCATTACCATCCGGAATGTCGATACCGGTGAAGCGAGCGCAGTCCTTTTTGGTCACAAGGGGGAGGTGATCGATCTGGCCTGGTCTCCGGATGGAGCGTATCTTGCAACTGCTGCAGAAAGCGATCCGGCGCGGCTGTGGGATGCTCGTACGGGCTCCCTGATCGTCGAATTTGACGGAGGCCTTCCGGATGATTCAGCCGTCGCGTGGTCTCCGGACGGATCTAAAGTGGCCGCGACGATGGCAGGTGGGGTCGCACTGTGGTCGGTGACGGAAAATGTCGGTGAGTTCTTTCCGGCGACCTATTCGACAGCTCAGGCACTTGCTTGGTCACCGAGCGGCAAGCATCTTGCACTTGCTTCAACCGACTATGCGACCTCTGATCCAGGTTTCGACATCTTGGTATTTGATCCCGAAACTGGTGAACAGACCAACGTTCTGAAAGGGTTCGACGACACCATTCTGTCGCTGGCCTGGGCACAGAATGGCGAATTTCTTGCCGGTGGATCACAGGACCGCACGGCGCGCGTTTGGAATATCGATACCAGTGAGCTGGTGCTTGAAATCGCTGACTTTGAGGATGATGCCGAAAGGGGGATCGCCTGGTCACCAGACAGCCAGAAAATCGCATTTGTGCTTGGCACCAATGATGTCCGCGTGGTCGATGTCTCGTCTGGCAAGACAGCTGCTGAACTGGCCTGTGGAAGTCCGGACTATGTCTGCGTCAACGTTGCCTGGTCTCCCGACGGAGGAGCGATCGCCGCCGCAGGCGATGATGGCGGACTGCGGCTCTGGGAAACAGAAAGCTTTGGCCAAACCTATTCAAGAGTGGACGAAAACAATTGGATTGGTGCTCTGGAATGGTCTCCGGATGGAGGACGTCTTGCTGCCGGGTATTCCGATGATGCGCTCAGGATTTGGGATAGAAAGAGCCAGGAGACAACTCTGACGGTTCGCGGTCAGGCAAAACCAGTCGACCGCGTTGCCTGGTCGCCCGTCTCAAGTCGGGCCGCAATGGCTTTAGAGGACGGGCGTATCATCGTCTGGGACGAAACAAGCGGGAAACTGGTTGATGAACTCACCGGTCATGAGGCTGAAATCCGTGTCTTGGCTTGGTCGCCCGACGGCTCACTTTTGGTGTCCGCTGACCGAGAAGAGGTGAACATCGTCTGGGACATGGCAACTGGTCGGAAGCTTGTAGCTCTGAACGGCCATACCAACGACATTCTC belongs to Roseibium porphyridii and includes:
- the galE gene encoding UDP-glucose 4-epimerase GalE; protein product: MTVLITGGAGYIGSHCCLSFLQAGHDVVVVDNLSNASDVSLDRVASITGAKVALEIGDIRDQSKVEEILKRYGCTAVVHFAGLKAVGESTRVPLTYYDNNVVGTHSLLSAMANCGVKQLIFSSSATVYGEPQFLPLTENHPTSAVNPYGRTKLMIEDMLRDTAASDPTWQFGILRYFNPVGAHESGLVGEDPQGIPNNLMPFITQVADGRRAELAVFGNDYDTPDGTGVRDYIHVVDLVEGHLRAHEILAAGSAPSNCFAVNLGTGNGYSVLQMVKAFERASNKQIRYSFAPRRSGDVAECYADTHLAENLLNWKAARGLDDMCRDTWKWVLNNPRGYETAA
- a CDS encoding eIF2A-related protein gives rise to the protein MKPAIALRFCRRTVFRRMIVLLGLCVVSSAFAGERLQEDKSPISQKVDLSEGFIAGLSGHWAASIDYIAWSPDGTRVATAPWGPFITIRNVDTGEASAVLFGHKGEVIDLAWSPDGAYLATAAESDPARLWDARTGSLIVEFDGGLPDDSAVAWSPDGSKVAATMAGGVALWSVTENVGEFFPATYSTAQALAWSPSGKHLALASTDYATSDPGFDILVFDPETGEQTNVLKGFDDTILSLAWAQNGEFLAGGSQDRTARVWNIDTSELVLEIADFEDDAERGIAWSPDSQKIAFVLGTNDVRVVDVSSGKTAAELACGSPDYVCVNVAWSPDGGAIAAAGDDGGLRLWETESFGQTYSRVDENNWIGALEWSPDGGRLAAGYSDDALRIWDRKSQETTLTVRGQAKPVDRVAWSPVSSRAAMALEDGRIIVWDETSGKLVDELTGHEAEIRVLAWSPDGSLLVSADREEVNIVWDMATGRKLVALNGHTNDILTLSWSPDSTQIATGSWDETARVWDARTGSQVWLLEGHQDTVRSVAWSPDGARIATGGDDSLVRVFDARTGAEISQSAIHEDSVENLAWSPEGDLLASASEDGTVRIWDEKAGEAKSAFCCTVDNSTQLAWSPDGSRLASSMRARVVIWDRESGDVLTTETSFSHYPQFLVWSPDGKFIAAGSEFAPARVHGTRHGWWVREFNRDQRTFNWLDWGGPEGAIVVGDEAGLVESHDLFEGRRKAFLIGQESGWLSCDWPASTCLRADHGMLLQSVEKDGLKRIPMPD